The stretch of DNA tcagtttctagccgatactatgtaaaaaataacgcagtaacgcatcatgtagcaacggcaactgagttactgtatataaaaaataacgcgtgaGACTActcgttaccgccgaaaataacggcgttagtcccaacactgctgaccattgaaccacatcaacaagtgtacaaaacaggttattttctggtgcatttcAAAAACCATTAAAACGCATcatcaattaaaacatatcttatgttgtactgtcaaaatttaaattgcaaaaaacattaaaagtgaaaaaatgaaaatatttgaactcacaaattATAGAACCTTTTTGACGACGTATAAGCCACTGGTGcccctcgtcgtcggcttatttgtgacctgtgctggcaaaatgagtcacaatgaggaaattttaaaaactgagttattgttatttacacattctccatctaaagaccttcaaaatgatatatggtttgttggaatcggacagaaaatgaccgagttacatccgattgaagtcgaccaagtttgagggtccgttttgagaaaaaacagcttaaagtttactgttccagaacagaatgttccaaaacaaaactccatagcaaccataccttaaaagtccttgtagcaacaccaaaattggtacagataaagtcaaatcccatatctaaaggaaaaatatatattcaactctattgaaaacggttatgtacaaaaatgtcaacactgttatgtcacagtttttttgttcactggtcagtttgtcagctgtccgtaatattcctgaccagcagcactaagaagattcgccgactgcagtgaatttagcgcatttgcaaccgcctgtgtaccctctccaccttctaaatccattacggaatgtgaaacagtctaacttatccacaaaaataataattaaatgttcgaaaatcaccttttttcaccaaatattctgctcgaattactgtgttgtttttcatcagggcgctgccatgataccaccaTGCACCgtgcggggtgattcaaccaatgagggtacgcctcacagcgaccgcttagcaacaagccggattttgtttacgtcgggacaggtttaaaaactcgaattctattggttcagaatggcgtcatcgggaattccatgctcatttttagaaagtaggtaaacttggcgtcacaaagatagcaaatatggctagggggattcccccttattgccgccagtgagcgttgaaaacacttgattttctcaaggaattttaacacaaaggactaatttctgaagacatacctcgtacaaaaccttcaaataaaggtgatttaagatgttttcttgctatttcgatgattgggatcgctagattgtggcttaatggactcatttttgtgaaaatctcaatttcaaccaagatacatttttttcacttatttgcctgtaggtcaaaattagcctgtgcgtattccgactcattttgccagcaccgGTCACATTTGAGTGGAAATGGTGAGCATTTCCCCCGTTTCAtcaccagaacagctgagctaaaggtttatgatttgggaatgtccggcgggccagatagaaaatcttaacgggccttactttgcccaggtctggtttagtcCCGGCATCCCCTTTTGCTACACAGCCAACATGGCGATGATTGAGGGTGGCCAGACTCTATTGTTACACACTGGTCATTTGAGGTGTGTTGAGGTCCACATCCTGGTCTGTTGCCATATATCCCAGATGTACTTACCTAACCTACTTTATTCTAACATGCCTCCTGTAGTCTCCTGATCATGAACAAACGCAAGTCCAAAGATGCTCCATTACCAGTTGGGGAATGCATCACACAGGTGGGTTGACTTTGTCGAGGATTCCAGCTTATTGGTAGTACAGTGGTTATTATTGGTAGTACAGTGGTGAAGGCTTTGACTGTGTGTTCATTGACAGCTTCAGACGTGTCTGAGAGAGCGACTTTGCAATCAGCAACTCCCCAGCAGGCTGGAGGCGTCGGAGGCCCAACACAAGTCAGTTCCGCTGGGGAGGGTGGTGCTTTACCGCCGTGCCTCTCCCACATTCAATGTTTCCATTCCAGACACTTGCTGGAGCTGCTGAAGCGGACGGCCATCCACGGGGAAAGTAACTCGGTGCTGATCGTAGGTCCCAGGGGAACGGGGAAAACCACGGTGAGATTTCCCGCGCCGGGCCGTCCCGGCAGTACGTGGCAGTGACACATGGCGGCGCTCTGTTTGTCCGCAGCTCCTCGGGTGTGTGTTGCGAGACCTGCTGCAAGAAAAGGAAGTGCGGAACAACCTCTTGCAGGTCCGACTCAACGGTGGGTGTGGCCGCTTTTTCCTCACAACAAACTCTTCCGTGTGTAGCGAAACACGTCTGCCATCTTGTTTTGTTGCAGGCCTCCTGCAGACCGACGACAGAATAGCCCTGAAGGAAATAACGCGACAACTCCACCTGGAAAATGTCGTtggggacaaagtgtttgtgagtGTCTGGATAcaagggaaataactacaaacatTCAGCTGCTAGTTACTGAAACCGTCTGATGGTCTGATATCACATTTTGATACCGTGATGCAAACACACATGTTTTGATTGGATTAAAAAACAGCTGACATAGCAAAGCCATATCttgacatactgtatgtacatccaCCCTGACGCCATGGATCAATATACAATGGCGCCCTCTGCTGTACAAACAGGAGTACTGACGACTCGGTGCcacaaaaataacacaaatgtCCATTTCATTTTTGCTGTGATTAGTTTttataatcagattaatcacacttgcgTTTTTGATGATCTGattataatttaaattaacttaaattaattaatttaaattaagaTCCATCAACCCCACCAAAATATTGTGCATTTTAGTCCATAACGAATAACTATAGATCAATTTAGTGCTTAGCACCTCCAAAACGCCACAAgtttgacattttaatttcataACTTGtcgttgaaaaataaaaatacacttttaaaaTGAGAGATATTTGAAGAAGTATACAACTTTATGTACTTTCAAACATGTCGGGGAGCAGTGAGTAATAGTACTATTGCAAAATGCTCGAAAGTTGAGTTAGCACTGCAGAAATATGTGAGGGATCATGTTTTTTATCAGAACTGTAAcagttgtttggatgtttttaggggaGCTTCGCAGAGAACTTGGCTTTCCTGTTGGAGGCGCTGAGAAAAGGTCAAGTAACGACACAAGCTGCTATGCAAGCGTGTTTGACACATCTTGGACACCTGTTTGACACGTGTTTGACACATCTCGGACACGTGTTTGACACATCTTGAACACGTGTTTGACACATCTTGGACACGTGTTTGACACATCTTGGACATGTGTTTGACACATCTCGGACACGTGTTTGACACATCTTGGACATGTATTTGACACATCTTCAACACGTGTTTGACACATCTTGGACACGTGTTTGACACATCTTGGACACGTGTTTGACACATCTTCAACACGTGTTTGACACATCTTGGACACGTGTTTGACACATCTTGAACACGTGTTTGACACATCTTGGACACGTGTTTGACACATCTTGGACATGTGTTTGACACATCTCGGACACGTGTTTGACACATCTTGGACATGTATTTGACACATCTTCAACACGTGTTTGACACATCTTGGACACGTGTTTGACACATCTTGGACACGTGTTTGACACATCTTCAACACGTGTTTGACACATCTTGGACACGTGTTTGACACATCTTCAACACGTGTTTGACACATCTCGGACACGTGTTTGACACATCTTGGACACGTGTTTGACACATCTCCAACACGTGTTTGACACATCTTGGACACGTGTTTGACACATCTTGGACACATGTTTGACACATCTCGGACACGTGTTTGACACATCTTCAACACGTGTTTGACACGTGTTTGACACGTGTTTGACACATCTTGGACACGTGTTTGACACATCTTCAACACGTGTTTGACACCTCTCGGACACGTGTTTGACACCTCTCGGACACGTGTTTGACACATCTTGGACACGTGTTTGACACATCTCCGACACGTGTTTGACACATCTTGGACACGTGTTTGACACATCTTGGACACATGTTTGACACATCTCGGACACGTGTTTGACACATCTTCAACACGTGTTTGACACATCTTGGACACGTGTTTGACACATCTTGGACACGTGTTTGACACATCTTGAACACGTGTTTGACACATCTTGAACACGTGTTTGACACATCTTGGACACGTGTTTGACACATCTTGGACACGTGTTTGACACATCTTGAACACGTGTTTGACACATCTCGAACAAGTGTTTGACACATCTCGGACACGTGTTTGACACATCTCGGACACGTGTTTGACACATCTCGGACACGTGTTTGACACATCTTGGACACGTGTTTGACACATCTTGGACACGTGTCTGACACATCTTGGACACATGTTTGACACATCTTGGACACATGTTTGACACATCTCGGACACGTGTTTGACACATCTCAGACACATCTTGGACACGTGTTTGACACATCTTGGACACATGTTTGACACATCTTGGACACGTGTCCTCACACAGGCGATCGCAGCAACACCCGTCCAGTCCTGTTTGTCCTAGATGAGTTTGACCTGTTCGCCCACCACAAGAACCAGACGCTGCTCTACAACCTGCTGGACGTGTCCCAGTCGGCACAATCTCCAGTGGCTGTGGTCGGCCTCACCTGCAGACTGGTGAGGCGTCCACGCCGTCCTGCCGCTGCTGCGGTTTTACTCACGTGTCCACCGGGCGTTCACAGGACGTCCTGGAGCTGCTGGAAAAGCGAGTGAAGTCGCGTTTTTCCCACCGTCAGATCCACCTGCTCAGCAGCCTGACCTTCCCTCAGTACCTCGACCGAGTGCGATCCCAGCTCAGCTTGTCGGACGGCTTTCCAGACGGGAAGTTCCGCGAAGACTGGAACGACAGTGTCCAGGTGAGTCAAACATGCAGACACCAGTGCCACAAAAGTGAAACCTTTCTGCTTGTTTGTTTTCTACCCAGAGTCTTTGTGAAGACAAATCGGTGGAGGAAGTTTTACAGAGACATTTTCACTCCAGTAAAGATTTCCGCTCTTTGCACACGCTGCTGGTGAGAACATCATCTCTCAAGAAAACTAAATATTCTGTCTTAAGATCCcacaaaaaacaacttaaaagcgGAACTGCAATTAATGCTTAAAATGGGCAAAatccgtaaatattacatgttaaatatgaatttgcatgttactacattacatacatacttagaggtgttcaaatgtttttttagagcgctttatatgctgcaaaaagtcagtgttcaaaaacaagaagaaaaaaaaactaaaattaggcatattttatttgaactaagcaaaattatctgccaatagaacaagaaaatgtggcttgtcaagactttccaaaacaagtgaaattagctaacctcaatgaacccaaaaatagcttaaaataagtatattctcactaataacaagtgcacttttgttggtagaaaaaaaaaattgacctttttgctcaatatgttgaaaaatattcttaaatgaagtaaatgctagtgccattatcttgacataatgatatgcgctcggcattacatttcttgaaaccagcaaacttatactaaaaactaattattgttcttaatggaaaggcaacaaggcaagcgcttgttactctcggggtctcctagccgctcaggcaaattatatggtctaataatgcatttttccatggataacatgacatcatcgcataaAGTGcgagctctttcagtcaattagtgtgcatatatacagcccggcccccggccaaaaaatttttaattgtaattttgaagaatttacctgaatgtgcatgaactatttctgttcaaaattgttacaaatgttaaatgtttaaatattaactgtcagtttactgtactgtgccaactgtactactatatgagtacgtgttttctattgtttcattgaaaataaaacagcaaagtccatttggctgtcatctgttttaattatgagacacaattgtgtcaaagtcatgatttttttttacatgcttgaaataagaaatgatgactttaaaaaagcagttttatacttgtgagtgttgatgacacagctttgcaacagttgattatctagtttcaagcatgttttactcaatataggtcatcaaatctcagcaacaagctgtaatatcttactgagatcatttaggaccaaaacacttaaaacaagtaaaacactctaacataaaatctgcttagtgagaagaattatcttatcagacagaaaataagcaaatgtcacccttatttgagatatttcatcttagatttcagtttttgcagtgtggtgttggattttatcaaataaatttcccccaaaaatgcgacttatatatgtttttttccttctttgttatgcattttcggccggtgcgatttatactccggagcgacttataatccaaaaaatacggtagtaaatgTTCTAAAATGACTTAAAGTCAGACCAAAACTGCATTGGGACCATTTCAGGACATTTCTAGTGTTGCTGAAAAGTGGGTTGTTGTGGTTAGATAACCAGTTTGATTTAATGTATCATTAATCGTGAACaggaacactgcaaaaagtcagtgttcaaaaacaagaaaaaaaattacaaaaatgagggatattttatttgaactaagcaaaattatctgccaatagaacaagaaaatttggcttgtcaagactttccaaaacaagtaaaattagctaacttcaatgaaccccaaaataccttaaaataagtatattctcactaataacaagtgcacttttcttggtagaaaaaaataaaatagacctttttgctcaaaatgttgaaaaatattcttaaatgaagtaaatgctagtgccattatcttgacataatgatatgcgctcggcattacatttcttgaaaccagcaaacttatactaaaaactaatttattgtttttaatggaaaggcaacaaggcaagcgcttgttactctcggggtaattttttaaacggttactttaaaaaagtagttttatacttgtgagtgttgatgacacagctttgcaacagttgatattctagtttcaagcatgttttactcaatataggtcatcaaatctcagcaacaagctgtaatatcttactgatatcatttaggacaggggtcaccaacctttttaaaaccaagagctacttcttgtgtactgattaatgcgaagggctaccagtttgatacacacttaaataaattgccagaaatagccaatttgctcaatttacctttaactctatgttattattaataattaatgatatttacacttaattgaacggtttaaaagaggagaaaacacgaaaaaaatgacaataaaattttgaaacatagtttatcttcaatttcgactctttaaaattctaagttcaaccgaaaaaaagaagagaaaaactagccaatttgaatctttttgaaaaaattcaaaaaataatttatggaacatcattagtaatttttcctgattaagattaattttagaattttgatgacatgttttaaataggttaaaatccaatctacactttgttagaatatataacaaattggaccaagctatatttataacaaagacaaatcattatttcttctagattttccagaacaaaattttttaaagaaattcaaaagactttgaaataagatttaaatttgattcgacagattttctagatttgccggaataatttttttgaattttaatcataata from Entelurus aequoreus isolate RoL-2023_Sb linkage group LG01, RoL_Eaeq_v1.1, whole genome shotgun sequence encodes:
- the LOC133648043 gene encoding origin recognition complex subunit 4-like isoform X1, translated to MAMIEGGQTLLLHTGHLSLLIMNKRKSKDAPLPVGECITQLQTCLRERLCNQQLPSRLEASEAQHKHLLELLKRTAIHGESNSVLIVGPRGTGKTTLLGCVLRDLLQEKEVRNNLLQVRLNGLLQTDDRIALKEITRQLHLENVVGDKVFGSFAENLAFLLEALRKGDRSNTRPVLFVLDEFDLFAHHKNQTLLYNLLDVSQSAQSPVAVVGLTCRLDVLELLEKRVKSRFSHRQIHLLSSLTFPQYLDRVRSQLSLSDGFPDGKFREDWNDSVQSLCEDKSVEEVLQRHFHSSKDFRSLHTLLMLCLSGVSAVNPSIKPADVLEASRLCFSDAQSNMLHGLSILELCLVIAIKHLNDVYQGEPFNLQMVHNEFKKFLQRKSNSMYNFEPAVIMKAFEHLQQLELIRPVDGSSARTQKEYQLMRLALDHSQIMEAMQKYPQCPTDIKQWGMSAFG
- the LOC133648043 gene encoding origin recognition complex subunit 4-like isoform X2, which translates into the protein MNKRKSKDAPLPVGECITQLQTCLRERLCNQQLPSRLEASEAQHKHLLELLKRTAIHGESNSVLIVGPRGTGKTTLLGCVLRDLLQEKEVRNNLLQVRLNGLLQTDDRIALKEITRQLHLENVVGDKVFGSFAENLAFLLEALRKGDRSNTRPVLFVLDEFDLFAHHKNQTLLYNLLDVSQSAQSPVAVVGLTCRLDVLELLEKRVKSRFSHRQIHLLSSLTFPQYLDRVRSQLSLSDGFPDGKFREDWNDSVQSLCEDKSVEEVLQRHFHSSKDFRSLHTLLMLCLSGVSAVNPSIKPADVLEASRLCFSDAQSNMLHGLSILELCLVIAIKHLNDVYQGEPFNLQMVHNEFKKFLQRKSNSMYNFEPAVIMKAFEHLQQLELIRPVDGSSARTQKEYQLMRLALDHSQIMEAMQKYPQCPTDIKQWGMSAFG